Proteins from a single region of Nitrospiria bacterium:
- the lysS gene encoding lysine--tRNA ligase codes for MDLDNDQIQQRLKKLEELKAKGISPFGKRFEVTHHAKPLLVQYEKEDKESLEKLNVTCQVAGRILGYRGFGKTAFMHIQDETGKIQIYTKKGELQEDHVFLLDRLDLGDYIGANGKLFRTKTNELTLHVEEITLLSKSLRPPPEKWHGLSDVETRYRQRYVDLFANSEVQEVFRKRNRIIQGIRTFLNSRGFLEVETPMMHSIAGGAAARPFETHHNALDIPLFLRIAPELYLKRLLVGGFEKIYEINRNFRNEGISTIHNPEFTMLEFYVAYADFKDLIPLTEELIVTLAKETLETLTFSYGEHQIDLTPPWNRFTYREAIQNTLSLKPEQLQDRTEMIRVAEKMGITLQENLPLGKILSEIFEHTVETTLVQPTFITEYPIEISPLAKRNDQNPLFTDRFELYIGTREIANAFSELNDPIEQKSRFEEQMAQREAGDPEAHQMDEDFIRALEYGMPPAAGEGIGIDRLVMLLTQQYSIRDVIFFPQLKPEGR; via the coding sequence ATCAAATTCAACAGCGCTTAAAAAAGCTTGAGGAACTCAAAGCAAAAGGAATTTCCCCTTTCGGAAAACGCTTTGAGGTTACCCACCACGCAAAACCCCTCTTGGTCCAATACGAAAAAGAGGATAAGGAATCCTTGGAAAAACTAAACGTCACCTGCCAGGTCGCAGGGAGAATTTTGGGGTATCGTGGATTCGGAAAAACCGCTTTTATGCATATCCAGGATGAAACCGGAAAAATTCAGATCTATACCAAAAAAGGGGAACTTCAAGAGGACCATGTGTTTCTTTTAGACCGGTTAGACTTGGGAGACTATATCGGAGCGAACGGAAAACTGTTCCGGACCAAAACCAATGAACTAACCCTTCATGTGGAGGAAATCACTCTTTTATCGAAATCCTTGCGCCCTCCCCCGGAAAAATGGCATGGGCTCAGTGACGTGGAAACACGCTATCGACAGCGGTATGTGGATCTTTTCGCCAACTCCGAAGTCCAAGAGGTTTTCAGGAAACGCAACCGGATCATTCAGGGCATCCGGACTTTTTTAAACAGCCGCGGGTTTTTAGAAGTGGAAACCCCTATGATGCATTCCATCGCTGGCGGAGCAGCGGCCCGACCTTTTGAAACCCATCATAATGCTCTGGACATTCCCCTATTTCTTAGAATTGCCCCGGAACTTTACTTAAAAAGGCTTTTGGTGGGAGGGTTTGAAAAAATATATGAAATCAACCGGAACTTCCGGAACGAGGGAATCTCCACGATCCACAATCCAGAATTCACCATGCTTGAATTTTATGTGGCCTACGCGGATTTTAAAGACCTGATCCCGCTAACCGAGGAATTAATCGTCACTCTGGCCAAGGAAACTTTGGAAACATTAACGTTTTCCTATGGTGAGCATCAGATCGACCTGACCCCTCCCTGGAATCGGTTTACTTACCGTGAAGCCATTCAAAACACATTATCCCTAAAACCGGAACAGTTACAGGACCGAACCGAAATGATCCGGGTAGCTGAAAAGATGGGAATCACACTTCAGGAAAATCTTCCACTGGGAAAAATCCTCAGCGAAATTTTCGAGCATACAGTGGAAACCACGCTGGTTCAACCCACTTTTATCACGGAATATCCCATTGAAATTTCTCCCTTGGCGAAACGGAATGATCAGAACCCCCTTTTCACCGACCGCTTTGAGCTCTACATCGGAACGAGGGAAATTGCCAATGCATTCTCCGAGCTGAATGATCCCATTGAACAAAAATCCCGATTTGAGGAGCAGATGGCCCAAAGAGAAGCAGGAGATCCGGAAGCCCACCAAATGGATGAGGATTTTATTAGGGCCTTGGAATACGGGATGCCCCCTGCCGCCGGGGAAGGTATCGGAATTGACCGCCTGGTCATGTTACTGACCCAACAATACTCTATCCGGGATGTCATCTTTTTCCCCCAATTGAAACCGGAAGGCCGGTAG